In one window of Neisseria subflava DNA:
- a CDS encoding acetate kinase produces the protein MSNQLILVLNCGSSSLKGAVIDRKNGKVLLSCLGERLGTPEAVITFSKDGKKCQTALTSRNDHAGAVGMLLKELEKHGLHDRIKAIGHRIAHGGEKYSESVLIDQAVMDELNACIPLAPLHNPANINGILAAQEHFPGLPNVGVMDTSFHQTMPERAYTYAVPRELRKKYAFRRYGFHGTSMRYVAPEAARILGKPLEDIRMIIAHLGNGASITAIKNGKSVDTSMGFTPIEGLVMGTRCGDIDPGVYSYLTSHAGLDIAQVDEMLNKKSGLLGISELSNDCRSLEIAADEGHEGARLALEVMTYRLAKYIASMAVACGGVDALVFTGGIGENSRNIRAKTVSYLDFLGLHIDTKANMDKRYGNSGIISPTGSMPAVLVVPTNEELMIAHDTAQLAGFMEEAG, from the coding sequence ATGTCCAACCAACTCATTCTTGTTCTGAACTGCGGCAGCTCTTCACTCAAAGGTGCCGTTATCGACCGTAAAAACGGTAAAGTTCTCTTAAGCTGTCTCGGCGAACGTTTGGGTACGCCCGAAGCCGTCATTACGTTCAGCAAAGACGGTAAAAAATGCCAAACAGCTTTGACCAGCCGTAACGATCATGCCGGTGCCGTAGGTATGCTGTTGAAAGAGCTTGAAAAACACGGCCTGCACGACCGCATTAAAGCCATTGGCCACCGCATCGCACACGGCGGCGAAAAATACAGCGAGTCTGTTTTGATCGACCAAGCGGTAATGGACGAACTCAATGCCTGCATTCCGCTCGCTCCGCTGCATAACCCTGCCAATATCAACGGCATTTTGGCCGCACAAGAGCATTTCCCGGGTCTGCCCAATGTCGGTGTGATGGATACTTCATTCCACCAAACCATGCCGGAGCGTGCCTACACTTATGCCGTTCCACGCGAATTGCGTAAAAAATACGCTTTCCGCCGCTACGGTTTCCACGGTACCAGTATGCGTTACGTTGCCCCTGAAGCCGCACGCATCTTGGGCAAACCGTTGGAAGACATCCGCATGATTATTGCCCACTTAGGCAACGGTGCATCCATTACCGCCATCAAAAACGGCAAATCTGTCGACACCAGTATGGGCTTCACGCCGATCGAAGGCTTGGTAATGGGTACACGTTGCGGCGACATCGACCCGGGCGTATACAGCTATCTGACTTCACACGCTGGTTTGGATATTGCCCAAGTTGATGAAATGCTGAACAAAAAATCAGGCTTGCTCGGTATTTCCGAACTCTCCAATGACTGCCGTTCTTTGGAAATCGCCGCGGATGAAGGCCATGAAGGCGCACGCTTGGCTCTGGAAGTGATGACTTACCGCCTTGCCAAATATATTGCTTCGATGGCTGTGGCTTGTGGCGGCGTTGACGCACTCGTGTTTACCGGCGGTATCGGCGAAAACTCGCGTAATATCCGCGCTAAAACTGTTTCCTATCTTGATTTCTTGGGTCTGCACATCGACACCAAAGCCAATATGGACAAACGCTATGGCAACTCCGGTATCATCAGCCCGACAGGTTCTATGCCGGCTGTTTTGGTTGTTCCAACCAATGAAGAGCTGATGATTGCCCACGATACGGCTCAGTTGGCCGGTTTTATGGAAGAAGCAGGCTAG
- the purM gene encoding phosphoribosylformylglycinamidine cyclo-ligase → MSTSLSYRDAGVDIDAGDQLVENIKPFAKRTMRPEVLGDLGGFGALVEISKKYKNPVLVSGTDGVGTKLKLAFDWDKHDTVGIDLVAMSVNDILVQGAEPLFFLDYFACGKLDVARATDVIKGIAQGCEESGCALIGGETAEMPGMYPEGEYDLAGFAVGVVEKECVINGRSIKAGDIVLGLASNGAHSNGYSLVRKIIARDNPDLDAEFDNGKTLRETIIAPTRLYVKPILAALEKFTIKGMAHITGGGITENVPRVLPENTVAQIDAKAWELPKLFQWLQKAGNVETQEMYRTFNCGIGMVVIIAKEDADAVQAFLSEQGETVYRLGAVRERNGDEHQTQVA, encoded by the coding sequence ATGAGCACTTCTTTGAGCTACCGCGACGCAGGCGTGGACATCGACGCAGGCGACCAATTGGTCGAAAACATCAAACCTTTTGCCAAACGCACCATGCGTCCCGAAGTGTTGGGTGATTTGGGCGGCTTCGGTGCATTGGTCGAAATCAGCAAAAAATACAAAAATCCCGTGCTTGTCAGCGGCACCGACGGCGTGGGTACCAAGCTCAAACTTGCCTTCGATTGGGATAAACACGACACCGTCGGCATCGACCTCGTCGCCATGAGCGTCAACGACATTTTGGTTCAAGGCGCAGAACCTTTGTTCTTCCTCGACTATTTCGCCTGCGGCAAACTCGACGTCGCCCGTGCTACCGACGTGATTAAAGGCATCGCCCAAGGCTGCGAAGAATCCGGCTGCGCCCTCATCGGCGGTGAAACCGCCGAAATGCCCGGCATGTATCCCGAAGGCGAATACGACTTGGCGGGCTTTGCCGTCGGCGTGGTTGAAAAAGAGTGCGTCATCAACGGCCGCAGCATCAAAGCGGGCGACATCGTGTTGGGTCTGGCTTCCAACGGCGCCCATTCCAACGGCTACTCCCTCGTCCGCAAAATCATTGCTCGCGACAATCCCGATTTGGATGCCGAGTTCGACAACGGCAAAACCCTGCGCGAAACTATCATCGCCCCGACCCGCCTGTATGTGAAACCCATTCTCGCCGCTTTGGAAAAATTCACCATTAAAGGCATGGCCCATATTACCGGCGGCGGCATTACCGAAAACGTACCTCGTGTTTTACCTGAAAATACCGTTGCACAAATCGATGCCAAAGCGTGGGAATTGCCTAAACTGTTCCAATGGCTGCAAAAAGCAGGCAATGTGGAAACCCAAGAAATGTACCGTACCTTCAACTGCGGTATCGGCATGGTCGTAATCATTGCCAAAGAAGATGCCGACGCGGTACAGGCATTCTTGAGCGAACAAGGCGAAACCGTTTACCGTTTGGGCGCAGTTCGTGAGCGCAACGGCGACGAACATCAAACCCAAGTGGCTTAA
- a CDS encoding AI-2E family transporter — MYQKKTRGAKPWIIMACVIAAFIWLLYALGDVLTPFIVAAVLAYVLNPLVEWLQLKRIRRAPASMIIMALALLILLSLVLIIVPMLLNQFNNLAERLPQIVGFVQNKLLPWLNSVSGDYAQIDQESIIAWLQSHTDELSNTLKAWIPTLMRQSGNVISGVSNLVLLPLLLYYFLLDWKRWSSGISKLVPRRFIETYTRISGNMDEVLGEFLRGQLMVMMIMGLVYGLGLMLVGLDSGFAIGMIAGILVFIPYLGAFTGLLLATVAALLQYGSWQGLLMVWAVFGVGQFLESFFITPKIVGDRIGLSPFWVIFSLMAFGQLMGFVGMLAGLPLAAVTLVLLREGASAYFGSHFYKHK; from the coding sequence ATGTATCAAAAGAAAACGCGCGGCGCAAAACCGTGGATTATTATGGCTTGCGTCATCGCAGCCTTTATTTGGCTTTTATATGCCTTGGGCGATGTTTTGACGCCGTTTATTGTGGCCGCCGTTTTGGCCTATGTTTTGAATCCATTGGTCGAGTGGCTGCAATTGAAGCGTATCCGCCGCGCGCCGGCCTCTATGATTATTATGGCACTGGCTTTGCTGATATTGCTGTCGTTGGTACTGATTATCGTGCCTATGTTGTTGAACCAGTTTAACAATCTGGCCGAACGCCTGCCACAAATCGTGGGCTTTGTTCAAAACAAACTGCTGCCGTGGCTCAACAGCGTCAGCGGGGATTATGCTCAAATCGATCAAGAATCAATCATCGCATGGTTGCAGTCGCATACGGATGAATTGAGCAATACGCTCAAAGCATGGATTCCGACCTTGATGCGTCAAAGCGGCAACGTCATCAGCGGTGTCAGCAATTTGGTGTTGTTGCCTTTGTTGCTGTATTACTTCTTGTTGGATTGGAAACGTTGGTCTTCCGGAATCAGCAAACTGGTTCCGCGTCGTTTTATCGAGACCTACACGCGTATCAGCGGCAATATGGATGAAGTTTTGGGCGAGTTTCTGCGCGGCCAGCTGATGGTTATGATGATTATGGGCTTGGTTTATGGCTTGGGCTTGATGCTGGTCGGTTTGGATTCCGGCTTTGCCATCGGTATGATTGCCGGTATTTTGGTATTTATTCCGTATTTGGGCGCATTTACCGGCCTTTTACTGGCGACAGTTGCCGCGCTTTTGCAATATGGCTCATGGCAGGGGTTGTTGATGGTTTGGGCTGTATTCGGTGTCGGACAATTCTTGGAAAGCTTTTTCATTACGCCTAAAATCGTCGGCGACCGCATCGGTTTGTCGCCTTTCTGGGTGATTTTCTCGTTGATGGCTTTCGGACAACTGATGGGCTTTGTCGGTATGCTTGCCGGCCTGCCGCTTGCCGCCGTAACATTGGTTTTATTGCGTGAAGGCGCATCTGCCTATTTCGGCAGCCATTTCTACAAACATAAATAA
- a CDS encoding S-methyl-5'-thioinosine phosphorylase, which yields MLAIIGGSGLTKLPELEITERKIVRTPYGLTSSPILFGRLGRLDIVFLARHGFSHTIAPHEINYRANIWALHSLGVENIIAISSVVGINPDFENGSLVLPDDLIDYTYGRKDTFFEGQECPVVHTDFFNPYCDELRQELLNITKAHNVPIYDSAVYGCLQGPRRPTRAEIARYRRDGVDVLGMTGMPEAVLARELKMAYAHFCSVSSIDCFDSGVGTEGCNEQTSMTMTKIRQLLNGL from the coding sequence ATGTTAGCCATTATCGGCGGCAGCGGTTTGACCAAACTGCCGGAACTTGAAATTACTGAGCGAAAAATCGTACGCACTCCATACGGCTTAACCAGCAGCCCTATTTTGTTCGGCAGGTTGGGGCGCTTGGATATTGTTTTCCTCGCCCGACACGGCTTTAGCCATACCATCGCGCCGCATGAAATCAACTACCGCGCCAATATCTGGGCGTTACACTCTTTAGGCGTCGAAAACATCATTGCCATTTCTTCAGTCGTCGGTATCAATCCCGATTTTGAAAACGGCAGTCTGGTGTTGCCGGACGATTTGATCGACTATACCTATGGCCGTAAAGATACTTTTTTTGAAGGCCAAGAATGTCCGGTTGTCCATACCGATTTTTTCAACCCTTATTGCGATGAATTGCGACAAGAATTGTTGAATATCACGAAAGCGCACAATGTGCCAATTTACGACTCTGCCGTTTATGGCTGCCTGCAAGGCCCACGCCGTCCAACTCGTGCAGAAATCGCCCGTTATCGGCGTGACGGCGTAGATGTACTCGGTATGACCGGCATGCCCGAAGCCGTTTTGGCTAGGGAGTTAAAAATGGCCTATGCCCACTTTTGCAGCGTCAGCAGCATTGATTGCTTTGATAGCGGAGTAGGGACTGAGGGCTGTAATGAACAGACTTCTATGACGATGACGAAAATCCGACAATTATTGAATGGTTTGTAA
- a CDS encoding homoserine dehydrogenase, whose amino-acid sequence MKPVNIGLLGLGTVGGGTATVLQDNAAEISRRLGREVRISAVCDLSEEKAKQICPNAAFIKDPFELVQHQDVDVVVELFGGTGIAKDAVLKAIENGKHVVTANKKLLAEYGNEIFPLAEEKNVMVQFEAAVAGGIPIIKALREGLAANQIRSIAGIINGTSNFILTEMREKGSAFADVLKEAQALGYAEADPTFDIKGHDAGHKITIMSALAFGTPMNFSACYLEGISKLDSRDIKYAEEFGYRIKLLGITRKTDKGIELRVHPTLIPESRLLANVNGVMNAVRVNADMVGETLYYGAGAGALPTASAVVADIIDIARLIEAETDHRVPHLAFQPSQVQAQNILPMDEITSSYYLRVQATDEPGTLGQIAALLAKENVSIEALIQKGVINQSTAEIVILTHTTVEHNVKRAIAAIEALSCVDAPITMIRMESLHD is encoded by the coding sequence ATGAAGCCAGTAAATATCGGTCTTTTAGGTTTGGGTACAGTCGGTGGCGGTACGGCGACTGTATTGCAGGACAACGCTGCGGAAATTAGCCGCCGCTTGGGACGTGAAGTCCGTATTTCTGCTGTTTGTGATTTGAGCGAAGAAAAAGCCAAACAAATTTGCCCGAATGCTGCTTTTATCAAAGATCCGTTTGAGCTGGTTCAACATCAAGATGTTGATGTTGTTGTTGAATTGTTTGGCGGTACCGGTATTGCCAAAGATGCGGTATTGAAAGCGATTGAAAACGGCAAACACGTTGTTACTGCCAACAAAAAACTGCTGGCTGAATACGGCAATGAAATTTTCCCTTTGGCGGAAGAAAAAAACGTCATGGTGCAGTTTGAAGCTGCTGTTGCCGGCGGTATCCCTATCATCAAGGCTTTGCGTGAAGGTTTGGCTGCAAACCAAATCCGCAGTATCGCCGGTATTATTAATGGTACCAGCAACTTTATTCTTACTGAAATGCGTGAAAAAGGTAGCGCGTTTGCAGACGTATTGAAAGAAGCTCAGGCTTTGGGCTATGCAGAAGCTGACCCTACTTTTGATATCAAGGGTCATGATGCCGGCCATAAAATCACTATCATGAGCGCATTGGCATTCGGTACACCAATGAATTTTTCTGCCTGCTATTTGGAAGGCATCAGTAAACTCGACAGCCGCGATATCAAATACGCTGAAGAGTTTGGCTATCGCATCAAATTGTTGGGGATTACCCGTAAAACCGACAAAGGCATCGAGTTGCGTGTACACCCTACTCTGATTCCTGAAAGCCGTCTGTTGGCTAACGTTAACGGCGTGATGAATGCTGTCCGTGTCAATGCCGATATGGTTGGTGAAACCTTGTATTATGGTGCGGGCGCCGGTGCATTACCAACCGCCTCTGCCGTGGTTGCAGACATTATTGATATCGCCCGCCTGATTGAAGCGGAAACTGACCATCGTGTTCCTCACTTGGCATTCCAACCTTCACAAGTTCAAGCGCAAAATATTCTGCCTATGGATGAAATTACCAGCAGCTACTATCTGCGCGTTCAAGCAACTGACGAACCGGGCACTTTGGGTCAAATTGCCGCACTCTTGGCCAAAGAAAATGTTTCTATCGAGGCTTTGATTCAAAAAGGCGTGATTAATCAAAGCACTGCTGAAATCGTGATTCTGACCCATACAACAGTGGAACACAATGTCAAACGCGCTATCGCAGCGATTGAAGCTCTGAGCTGCGTGGATGCTCCGATCACCATGATCCGCATGGAAAGTCTGCATGACTGA
- a CDS encoding Mth938-like domain-containing protein produces MKITENHIDEAASFFSSSQGILQIGEQTYSEPICWQDGKVSIIPQTTIEELNEQIFISAIETAENRPEVIIIGTGAKQQFLHPKITVALSAYGIGFECMNTASACRTLVLLQGEERSTWAWLWP; encoded by the coding sequence ATGAAAATCACAGAAAACCATATCGATGAAGCCGCATCATTTTTTTCATCCTCACAAGGCATATTGCAAATCGGTGAACAAACATATTCAGAACCCATTTGCTGGCAAGATGGCAAAGTGAGCATCATTCCTCAAACAACCATCGAAGAATTAAATGAACAAATTTTTATATCAGCAATTGAAACAGCAGAAAACCGTCCAGAAGTCATTATCATAGGTACAGGAGCAAAACAACAATTCCTACATCCAAAAATTACCGTAGCCTTATCAGCCTACGGAATCGGCTTCGAATGCATGAACACAGCTTCAGCTTGCCGAACTTTGGTTTTACTGCAAGGAGAAGAACGAAGCACATGGGCTTGGTTGTGGCCATAA
- a CDS encoding DUF6531 domain-containing protein, producing the protein MAVNKIARKSSKFRVVFTVPDFCWPPPPAPPSVPPIPFPLFADLGGAQTVAKDVRLNRKPAFVFKASKTDKTYGDEIALPGRKGVKSRTATKPAWPMRHSSSVKIRKRYIVRTGDMFHMNGKFSKRLPPKTCLSCKGAVGAGRPVNPIHGLKFLTGETDFAFEGILPLVWSRSYYSDQDGTGWLGEGWSVPGCQRIIRDAAGLAYIDDQGRLFPLPEVDEDDEEPVLFESEQIWFSKNPDGHYVIASLDGSIALRFAPLVVAEDGSDEDSTLFPLVAVEDANGNHQRFIYHPLTGLPQYIIDGNGRVFSLNFGNVADEQSPKMRLLSVSLLEGLPAFGEAVRVGSPLVRYEYNGSGDLVRVIGRDGKVKRSFGYKNNLMVSHTDAAGLVSEYEYDHYTPTGKVLRNRTSLGEEWRFTYHEGYTEVTDVLGRTEQYHYDYNNELTKRVFADGSTNLMERDDLGRLLSHTDAMGRVTRYQYSNEGQVESITRPDGVILHFDYDDNYRLIRKSDAESRYHGYTYDEAGNLLTHTDPLKHITRFEYAGNGLLLSVTDPNGSSTAYHYNENHQPDRITDCSGYETKLSYTPEGQLARITDALGQHTEYHYDANQNLTLALYPDGSKETFGYDAAGRLKTHTDGEGHTTSYEYGQDGLPTRRTNALGHTFGYHYDKARRLVGLTNENGARYRFAYDVLDRLIAESGFDHKLTGYRYNAGNELIEQREYGDDATLAAKLMAQLGGQPVAKKDAAPLSDGLDSQTPLRITEFKRDVLGRLIHTLARDNDKVQETAYQYDPNGNLVRAANRQSITCFDYNGNGQIIGQHQWKVPSKEENARNGLPETDWRDAQYDMLYLPVTETVRYHYDFNGNRTATVLPDGRQINYLYYGSGHLHQISLNDEVITDIERDRLHREIFRTQGKLASRYELDPLGRLKRQIAALNDLTQTETDKNTVTSAYAVKRSYGYDRTGNLTHSTDQRTGTTHFEYDKLGRITQAGNELFAFDPAHNILSDNNSPTITDNRLKTYNGTTYYYDELGNLIHRELADGEVQNYFYDLHDQLVKAEIFKKDGSKETWAYSYDALGRRIGKGRLKNEEVSETSFPHDLSGNGLENQTRFVWDGSHLLQEIQPDGRYTYIYTDPGSYEPLAQVHNRTNEEGESGQQTYYFHCDQIGIPREMTDGEGNLVWFGDYYGWGKLKSETNITGTAHQLFRLQNQYADRETGLHYNFFRYYESDCGRFINQDPIGLAGGSNLYWALQNSQMWADPLGLSSKKSPGTCNDPCAGQDPAGEAAGWQGSEDYPGVDNWKNVVLEKGTILFTLYPHGPAGMASAPGNYFVRGYAVRSARGNARAFNDSVQVKHSGNATAARDMRKQLHIFVVEEDICVGKSKAKANKKYGDGGATQYYIRDMDKPKLTSTGKLRSFRR; encoded by the coding sequence ATGGCCGTCAATAAAATCGCCCGTAAAAGCAGCAAGTTCCGCGTTGTCTTTACCGTCCCCGATTTCTGTTGGCCGCCACCACCCGCTCCCCCTTCCGTTCCGCCCATTCCCTTCCCACTCTTTGCCGACCTCGGCGGTGCCCAAACCGTCGCCAAAGACGTACGCCTCAACCGCAAGCCTGCTTTTGTCTTTAAAGCCAGTAAGACGGACAAGACTTATGGCGATGAAATCGCCCTTCCGGGCCGTAAAGGGGTAAAGAGCCGCACCGCCACCAAACCGGCATGGCCTATGCGCCATTCTTCCTCGGTTAAAATCCGTAAACGCTATATCGTGCGCACCGGCGATATGTTCCATATGAACGGCAAGTTCAGCAAAAGACTCCCCCCTAAAACCTGTCTGTCCTGTAAGGGTGCAGTGGGTGCCGGTCGGCCGGTGAATCCGATACACGGTTTGAAGTTTCTAACCGGTGAAACCGACTTTGCCTTTGAAGGCATTTTGCCGCTGGTATGGAGCCGCAGCTATTATTCCGACCAAGACGGTACCGGCTGGCTCGGCGAGGGTTGGAGCGTACCGGGCTGCCAACGCATCATCCGCGATGCGGCGGGATTGGCCTATATCGACGATCAAGGCCGTTTGTTCCCTTTGCCGGAAGTGGATGAAGATGATGAAGAACCGGTATTGTTCGAAAGCGAACAGATTTGGTTCAGTAAAAACCCGGACGGCCATTATGTCATTGCGTCGCTGGACGGTTCGATAGCGTTGCGTTTTGCGCCTTTGGTGGTCGCTGAAGACGGTTCGGACGAAGATTCCACCCTCTTCCCTTTGGTCGCGGTAGAAGACGCCAACGGCAACCATCAGCGTTTCATTTATCATCCGCTGACCGGTCTGCCGCAATACATTATTGACGGCAACGGACGGGTATTCTCGCTGAACTTTGGCAATGTAGCCGATGAGCAATCGCCTAAAATGCGGCTGCTGTCGGTATCGCTGTTGGAGGGTTTGCCTGCCTTTGGCGAAGCGGTCCGGGTCGGCAGCCCGCTGGTTCGCTATGAATACAACGGCAGTGGTGACTTAGTCCGCGTTATCGGCCGCGACGGCAAGGTCAAACGCAGCTTCGGCTATAAGAACAATCTGATGGTGTCGCACACCGATGCAGCCGGATTGGTATCGGAATACGAATACGACCATTACACCCCGACCGGCAAAGTGTTACGCAACCGGACTTCCTTGGGCGAGGAATGGCGTTTTACCTATCACGAAGGTTATACCGAGGTAACCGACGTATTGGGCCGTACCGAGCAATACCATTACGACTACAACAACGAGTTGACCAAACGGGTGTTTGCCGACGGCAGCACCAACCTGATGGAACGCGACGACTTGGGCCGTCTGCTCAGCCATACCGATGCAATGGGGCGCGTTACCCGTTATCAGTACAGCAACGAGGGCCAGGTGGAAAGCATTACCCGTCCGGACGGCGTCATCCTGCATTTCGACTATGACGACAACTACCGTCTGATCCGTAAAAGCGATGCCGAAAGCCGTTATCACGGCTATACCTACGACGAAGCGGGCAACCTGCTGACCCATACCGACCCGCTGAAACACATCACCCGTTTCGAATATGCCGGCAACGGTCTGTTGCTGTCGGTGACCGATCCGAACGGCAGCAGTACCGCCTACCACTATAACGAAAACCATCAGCCCGACCGGATTACCGACTGCTCGGGTTACGAAACCAAACTCTCTTACACTCCCGAAGGACAGTTGGCGCGTATTACCGATGCGCTGGGACAGCATACCGAATACCACTACGACGCCAATCAAAACCTTACCCTTGCCCTCTATCCCGACGGCAGCAAAGAGACCTTCGGCTACGATGCCGCAGGTCGTTTAAAAACCCATACCGACGGCGAAGGCCATACCACTTCCTACGAATACGGCCAAGACGGTCTGCCGACCCGGCGCACCAATGCGCTGGGCCATACCTTCGGCTACCACTACGACAAAGCCCGCCGCCTGGTCGGCCTCACCAATGAAAACGGTGCGCGCTACCGCTTTGCCTACGACGTCCTCGACCGATTGATTGCCGAAAGCGGCTTCGACCATAAACTGACCGGCTACCGCTATAATGCCGGTAACGAACTAATTGAACAGCGCGAATACGGCGATGATGCCACCCTTGCCGCCAAACTGATGGCGCAACTGGGCGGGCAACCCGTTGCTAAAAAAGATGCCGCCCCGCTTTCAGACGGCCTCGACAGCCAAACCCCGCTGCGGATTACCGAGTTCAAACGAGATGTATTGGGACGGCTGATCCACACCCTTGCCCGCGATAACGACAAGGTTCAGGAAACCGCTTACCAATACGACCCGAACGGCAACCTCGTCCGCGCCGCCAACCGCCAAAGCATCACCTGCTTCGACTACAACGGCAACGGTCAAATCATCGGCCAGCACCAATGGAAAGTGCCGTCCAAAGAAGAAAACGCCCGAAACGGTTTGCCCGAAACCGACTGGCGCGATGCGCAGTACGACATGCTGTACCTGCCCGTTACCGAAACCGTCCGCTACCACTACGACTTCAACGGCAACCGTACCGCCACCGTCCTGCCCGACGGCAGACAAATCAACTACCTGTATTACGGCAGCGGCCACCTGCACCAAATCAGCCTCAACGACGAAGTCATCACCGACATCGAACGCGACAGGCTGCACCGCGAAATCTTCCGCACACAGGGTAAACTCGCCAGCCGTTACGAACTCGATCCCCTGGGTCGTCTGAAAAGGCAAATCGCCGCACTTAACGACCTGACGCAGACCGAGACAGATAAGAACACTGTAACATCGGCTTATGCAGTCAAACGCAGCTACGGCTACGACCGTACCGGCAACCTGACCCACAGCACCGACCAGCGGACGGGAACGACGCATTTCGAGTACGACAAACTAGGCCGGATTACCCAAGCCGGCAACGAACTGTTCGCCTTCGACCCTGCGCACAATATCCTGTCCGATAACAATAGCCCTACCATCACCGACAACCGCCTGAAAACCTACAACGGCACGACCTATTACTACGACGAGCTCGGCAACCTGATCCACCGCGAACTGGCCGACGGCGAAGTGCAGAACTATTTCTACGACCTGCATGACCAACTGGTGAAAGCCGAAATCTTCAAAAAAGACGGCAGTAAAGAAACTTGGGCGTACAGCTACGACGCCTTGGGCAGAAGGATAGGCAAAGGTCGTCTGAAAAACGAAGAAGTTTCAGAAACGTCATTCCCGCATGATTTAAGCGGGAACGGCCTCGAAAACCAAACCCGCTTTGTTTGGGACGGCAGCCATTTACTGCAAGAAATCCAACCGGACGGCAGGTATACCTATATCTACACCGATCCGGGCAGCTACGAACCCCTGGCACAGGTACACAACCGGACCAACGAAGAAGGCGAAAGCGGCCAACAAACCTACTATTTCCACTGCGATCAAATCGGCATCCCGCGTGAGATGACCGATGGCGAAGGCAATCTGGTTTGGTTCGGGGATTATTACGGTTGGGGCAAACTGAAGAGTGAAACCAACATAACGGGAACTGCTCACCAACTCTTCCGATTACAGAATCAGTATGCCGACCGTGAGACGGGGCTGCATTACAACTTCTTCAGATACTATGAGTCTGACTGCGGAAGATTCATCAATCAGGATCCGATTGGGTTGGCTGGTGGCAGTAACCTCTATTGGGCTTTACAAAACAGTCAAATGTGGGCTGACCCATTAGGGTTAAGTTCTAAAAAATCGCCTGGAACATGTAATGATCCATGTGCAGGACAAGATCCTGCCGGTGAAGCGGCTGGCTGGCAAGGAAGTGAGGACTATCCAGGTGTGGATAATTGGAAAAATGTTGTCCTAGAAAAAGGGACAATATTGTTTACACTGTATCCACATGGGCCGGCAGGTATGGCTTCTGCCCCTGGGAATTATTTTGTTCGAGGATACGCTGTACGTTCTGCAAGAGGAAATGCCAGAGCATTTAACGATTCTGTACAGGTGAAACATAGTGGAAATGCTACTGCCGCACGTGACATGAGAAAACAATTACATATATTTGTAGTAGAAGAAGATATTTGCGTAGGAAAATCAAAAGCAAAAGCAAATAAAAAATATGGTGATGGGGGAGCAACTCAATATTATATTCGAGATATGGATAAACCGAAATTAACAAGTACTGGCAAACTTCGATCTTTCAGGAGGTAA